A part of Capsicum annuum cultivar UCD-10X-F1 chromosome 6, UCD10Xv1.1, whole genome shotgun sequence genomic DNA contains:
- the LOC107872935 gene encoding homeobox-leucine zipper protein HAT4 has product MMMEKEDLGLSLSLSFPTEKRTTVINPMQQRNLIPSTIISPYATTSTFNLIHKSAPNWSTQSLFPDSSSDRNSEACRLVETRSFLKGIDVNRMPAANGDAEEEAGVSSPNSTISSLSGNKRSEREANCEENEMERASSRGISDEEDGENCRKKLRLTKEQSAILEDSFKEHHTLNPKQKLALAKRLELRPRQVEVWFQNRRARTKLKQTEVDCEFLKRCVENLTEDNRRLQKEVQELRSLKLSPQFYMQMTPPTTLTMCPSCERVASGPTNTPVNVQVGPPHHHQPMPLNMWAPTTQGQYGQMESYPTLARQK; this is encoded by the exons ATGATGATGGAAAAAGAAGATCTGGGGTTGAGCCTCAGCCTAAGCTTTCCAACAGAAAAGAGAACAACAGTCATTAATCCCATGCAGCAACGAAATCTCATTCCTTCAACAATAATATCACCTTATGCTACTACTTCTACCTTCAATCTCATTCACAAATCAGCTCCTAATTGGAGTACTCAGTCTCTATTTCCTGATTCCTCATCAG ATAGAAACTCGGAGGCATGCAGATTAGTGGAGACGAGGAGTTTCCTAAAGGGAATAGACGTGAACAGGATGCCAGCGGCGAATGGGGATGCGGAGGAGGAAGCAGGCGTATCGTCTCCGAACAGCACTATTTCAAGCTTGAGTGGAAATAAGCGTAGCGAGAGAGAAGCAAACTGTGAGGAGAATGAAATGGAAAGGGCGAGCTCTCGAGGTATTAGCGATGAGGAAGATGGAGAGAATTGTAGAAAGAAGCTCCGTTTAACCAAGGAACAGTCTGCCATTCTTGAAGATAGCTTCAAAGAACACCACACACTCAATCCT AAACAAAAATTGGCTTTGGCAAAGAGACTGGAATTAAGGCCTCGGCAAGTGGAAGTTTGGTTCCAGAATAGGAGAGCTAG GACAAAATTGAAGCAAACAGAAGTAGACTGCGAATTCTTAAAGAGATGCGTTGAGAATCTGACAGAAGATAACAGGAGATTACAAAAGGAAGTTCAAGAGCTAAGGTCACTAAAGCTTTCACCTCAATTCTACATGCAAATGACCCCTCCCACCACCCTCACCATGTGCCCTTCATGTGAGCGTGTCGCGTCGGGACCCACAAATACACCTGTCAATGTTCAGGTTGGTCCACCTCATCACCATCAACCTATGCCCTTAAACATGTGGGCCCCAACCACACAAGGGCAATATGGTCAAATGGAATCTTATCCTACACTTGCAAGACAAAAGTGA